In the genome of Arabidopsis thaliana chromosome 4, partial sequence, the window CTGCGGATCATCATGAGGGTGGATGAGCATGGAGTCAACAGTTTTGTTATGTTCATCATCTCATGGAGACATTACTGAATAACTGAATAGTAATGTCTTTGTTATGTTCATCTCATGGAGTCAACAGTTTTGTAGTCATGTTGTCTTCTTCGCCGGCACCTGAATTGAGGTTTACTATCTGAGAATTTCGTCTCACCAGACATCCCCATTGTTGAATCTGTATCTGctccaaatccaaaacactcACCAATCactaaacatatcaaaatacCAAGTACATACATATCCATTTCAGACAATGACCTAACATGATAAGAACCCAATTCCACAATGTACAATCATTATTTCATTCCCTAACCCAAATTTGACAACTTTCTGACAATTCCTATGAGGCAATGCCATAATAGACAAGCAGAGCAAAATCAGACTCATTTTCATCAGAAGAAATAACACTAAAGTTGTCATCTTTAATCTAATCAATGATGATCAATCTCCAAATCTTCATAGCAAAAACCACGAATCTCAAGATGGAACACAATTGCTATAAAAAGTCTCTGAATTTAATACCTCCCCAAAACAATGGCttgacatcttcttcttcatcatcaaattcatcacCATAGCCAAACTCAGCATCACCTCTGTAACCAGGCTCACTCCCATACCCAGATTCATTCCCCATTGGATCAACTCCATTAGcaaatccaaatccaccagAAGCTTCCTTCTCTCCACCAGAATCTCGCCGCTCTCTCCGTGAATTCCTCGCCGCCTCACTCACATCAGAAGCCCAATTCGCTTCACCAAAAAGCTCTCCACTTGAATCTGTACCAACAGCGAAAGGCAAATCCGAACAAGTCCCATGAGCACCAATGGAGCAACATCTCCGAGTCCCACTCCGATCACTACTCCGACCAGACACCGATCTCGAATTACGCCGCCGCCGCTTCCTCGCTACTAACCTGAAACTTCCTCTATTGCTGTAATTGGAAGCTGATAATGTCTTCCCTCCATTGTCGTCGTCGGCGAGTGAGAGACGGCTCATAGCTTCGATGGTGAAAGAAGTGGATCGATCGGAGAAGCAAGGGCGTTTGGGAGTAAAGGAGTGAAACCCATTGGTCTGCGGTGGTTGGTCAGATGAGTCTAGGGTTTTGGAGCGGTGAAATGGTCGCCATGAGAGAAGCTGTGAAGTGCATGATTCAATAGAGCTTCGTGATGACTCTAGATGTTTCGGAGACATTGTTAAAGGTAACAACTTTCCAGATCACAAAAAgcgaaaatgaaaaaagaaaaatccttTTGAGTGAATCTGAAATTGGGAATGGATCtgtgttgttttcaagttCTTTGAGAATATCGAGTAGTGAAGATTTGGAGTTGTTCTTTTGGGTTTAAGAGCTTTTGATTGAAGATTACGATTTGTTGCAAAACGGGTCAAATGTATTTTATACGGTCAAGACACAATGTATTTTAATACGTACCCGGTCGGTCACGTGACTCACGTGATGATCTCTATGGTATTCGAAAGCCCTAGTCAGATTTCAATTTTcgcctttcttcttctcttccatcgGAATTTTCTCTCAGGTGATCGGAATCGTTACTGGAATTTTAGTTCATATATAGACGATCAATCAAACCTCTTTAGTTTTCCTTAGGTTAATCGTTATccaatgagttttttttgtgtgtgatcGCTTCTTTGTTTCGATCTATTGACGTTTCGAatctcaattttgattttggtataGGAAAGAAATAAATGAGCAGCCGTTCGAGTAGAACGATTTACGTCGGGAACCTTCCCGGCGATATCCGTGAAAGAGAAGTTGAAGACTTGTTCAGTAAGGTAAATTACTCGTTTCTCCTAATTTAAGAACTCAGAACTCAGGATCGAATTTTGTGTTATGTGATGAATATGTCTTTACAAGATTTGCATGTGAAAGAAATTGAATGCATCTTCGGAATTGTTGGATTCTGATTTTATTTGGAAGAAGTTTCCTTAAGAATTGTTcttccttattttttttgaagtatgGACCTGTTGTTCAAATCGATTTGAAGATTCCGCCGAGGCCTCCAGGCTATGCATTCGTCGAGGTCAGATTTTTTATGCAACCACATGTTTTATAAAGGCTTGTTGTTGATTTTACAGTTAGGCTCTTCGTTGTTGTTGAGTGTTCATGAGTTTTCAAATGTTGGGAGATACTACCACTAATGTTTTGTGATATATGTGATTTAGTTTGAGGATGCTCGTGATGCTGATGATGCAATTTATGGCCGTGATGGTTATGACTTTGATGGGCATCATTTACGGGTTTGTTAATCATcaaatttcagaatttttACACAAACTTTGTATTGTTGACTGGTAGCCAAACATAATTTATGTGTGTTGGCCATTGCAGGTGGAACTAGCTCATGGTGGGAGGCGTTCATCACATGATGCACGCGGTAGTTATagtggtcgtggtcgtggcGGTCGTGGTGGTGGTGACGGTGGTGGTCGTGAACGTGGACCATCTAGGAGATCAGAGTACCGCGGTACATATGATATGTTTAGCTTTAGTGTATTCATAAGTTTTAGGAGAAATCACTAAATTAAGATTTTCCACTATACAGTTGTAGTGTCAGGTTTGCCTTCATCTGCGTCCTGGCAAGACCTCAAGGTGATTACACAGTTGTGGACAGATTCCTCATTGTCGTTCCTATATTTTCTACGATTTCTGAATGTTGACATATCACTTTGTTTTGAAGGATCACATGCGTAAAGGAGgagaagtttgtttttctcaagTGTTTCGTGATGGTAGAGGTAAATCCTCATGTCTTACCCAAGAATAGAGATGTGTCTAAAGCTGTTTGGGTTTTCTGCCTTTAAATCCTGTTTTAACTAGTCTGTGCATGctttaaaaaatctatatcGTGGACTATTTATTTACAGGTACAACTGGAATTGTAGATTATACCAGCTACGAGGACATGAAATATGCGGTGAGatgtttttcttcctcttcatattatttgattttctgtgTGGGACTGTGGCTGAGAATGTGTTCATCCTTGATTACTCATGAttatattctttattttgtcCAGATAAAAAAAGCTCGATGACACAGAGTTTCGGAATGCGTTTTCTCATGAATATGTTCGGGTATGTTAAAGACAAGAATTCTGAGAGCTGCATTCGTTTTTATTGCACTTAACATTTCCCTATGTCATTACAGGTTAGAGAATATGATTCAAGGAGGGATTCGAGGAGCCCCAGCCGTGGAAGATCCTATTCTAAGAGCCGCAGCCGTGGACGGAGTCCCAGCCGTAGTCGTAGCCGCAGCAGAAGCAGGAGCAAGAGCAGAAGTCCAAAGGCTAAATCTTTGCGTAGATCGCCTGCAAAATCTACATCGAGATCTCCTCGCTCTCGCTCCCGCTCTAAGTCGAGGTCACTGTCTCCACGAGGGTATGCTTCATTTCTTCTATAATGTTTATGCTAAAATATCCAACATAAAACATAACATAGGCTCTATTTAGCTCTTCCCTTGAAGTTTGGTGACATCACATTAAAAGATGTCACTGGGATGACTCCGAGTTGTTGATTGAGAATGATGATTGCTTCTAGTTAAGGGTACACGATTTATTTCCTTTGAAAGTCTGGTCTTTTATAATTATAGTGTTGAgaatggttttgtttcttagatATGGATATACATACAATCAACTAAAATATGGGAAATAGTATCTGGATCATGGATGTCTTGGTTGGTTGTACACAACTGTTTCGTCTCAGAGGTATATGCTCTTTCTTAGATGGGCAAGTTCGTTTTCTGATAATATCCATTGCTGCTAGATGGGTAACAGTGGAGAGACATTGGATCGCATTGATATAGTGTCATCAAAATGGACCCATCGAGCTAGGACAGATATTTTCATTACCTGCTAATCGACAAGCGATCTGGATTCTCATGGAACCGATGCTGTTCTGGACACAGGGTTTGATAGAATTAGATTTGCTTTGATATTCTCCATCTCTACCATCTGTTTTAACGAAAAGCAGGCTTGtgttggtttgattttctgCTAGAAATAGTCtgaagatatgtttttttcttttttgcttcttgtgATTGTGTTTTGATGTCTGACATGGAATGAGGCATCAAGGGTCTTGGTGAAACAGCTATTAAACACGGAAATATTGGATTTTTAAAACTGGATTTGTTTCTCGGACTTTTGCAGATCTCGTTCAAGGTCAAGATCTCCTCTACCCTCTCTAAGTCATCTATCTCTAATACACTTTTTACTCCGCTATACTATCAGCACAATATTTTCGGTTTTCAATCCATACTATCCAAAAGACATGATCTATGTCTAGCTAATTACATTCTCATCATCTGGATTGAATTGTGTGTGTTGCAGGTTCAGAAGGAAGCAAGTAAGAGCCCTAGCAAGCAGCTGAGCCCTATCCGTGGTAGGAGCAAGAGCAGAAGCAGGAGTCCATCTCGGTAATGCACACTCTTTTTAACTTGCTTGGAACATTCTCACTCTTTCTCTGAATCTCTTTCCAACTGTTTTACAGGTAAAGAAACATCTCATATCAGGTAAAAAGCTGGGTCTGTTGGAAGATTCTCATAAAGATGATCTCTCTTATGTATGAGAAGTTGAAAAACTAGTTGTGTATTTCATTCTTATTAGCTTGGGTTTGCACATGGGAATGATATATACTCAGTCATCATCAGTTTATGAGCTAAGCTCAGCTGATTTATATGACTTGCTAATATAGTTAGTGCTTAAAACGAACTATCAAAAATTACTGTCGAATACCAAACTTAATTCAAAAGCTCACAATTcgatattaaaattttgaaaacgtTCACAATAAATGAACCTAAAAAGACATGTGCATTGAACTCATTTTGATACCCGGACCCTTTACATTTTAGTTCAGTCCGTACGATGTCATTTTCGAGAGCTGTTGCGCATTACTTACTTGCCTTTGTGTGGGTGTTAGTGAATCTGTGACCCACCTTAAGAACAGTTAAGACTATTCCCGGTTTACGCGTACCGGACCCATAACAGTATAAGTGAATTTGGATAAGAAAGGAGCCGCCTAGAGAGAAGAAGGCGATCCATGGCGGAATCTGTCTTCTCTTGTATACCAGAAGACGTAgtcttcaacatcttcttcaagctCCAAGATGATCCAAGAAACTGGGCTCGTCTCGCTTGCGTCTGCACCAAATTCTCCTCAATTGTTCGAAACGTTTGTTGTAAAACTCAGTGCTACTCCGCTATCCCCACCGTCATCTCCGATCTCCTCCCTCTTCCTCCCTCCGCCGCCGCATCCGCTTCTTCATCCACCGCGGCGGATTCGTCTCTTACTCCTCCCGGTGGTTGGGCTTCTTTATACAAACTCGCTGTTTGTTGTCCTGGTCTCTTCCACGCTGGAATTCTCCTCGAAAACTCCGATTTCGGTTTAGAACGTGAGCTAGGTCCCGATCAAAACCTCGATCCGAAACCTACTACGACGGATCTAGCTCTTAACGACGAAGAAGTTTCGAAACCAGTTGGATCTGGTTTAGAAACGACTTCGTTTTGGTCTCTATATGATGATCTCTACACAGATACTATTCCCGCTCCTCCTCCCGAAGATTCAATCGacgatcaagaagaagaaatcgaaacGAGTGAGATCAGACCTGGACGAGATCTTCCGGTAAGGAAACGAAGGAAGATTTGTCGATCTCTAGGATCTCATTTAGCTTCCGGTGGCTGGAACCTTAGCCGTGAACAAGGCAACAAGCTTCTCGCGAGTAGATTCCGAGGTGATTGTCTCTACATTTGCAATTGGCCTGGGTGTATTCACGTAGAAGAGAAACGAAATTACATGTTGTTTAGAGGAGTCTTCAAGGATTTCAAAAGGTCTAGAGTTTGGAGAACGATAAACGACGGTAATCGGAGTAAGACCTCGGGTTTGAAATGCGCGTTTTGTTTGTGCGATGAGACTTGGGATTTGCATTCATCGTTTTGTTTGAGAAGAGTGTTTGGGTTTCATGATGATGGTGAACCAGTTGTGAGAGCTTATGTTTGTGAGAATGGTCATGTCTCTGGTGCTTGGACTGCTTTACCTCTCTACACTTGATAGCTCACTAGAGAGGACAGGtctttcattcttcttccacGGTCTCAAGTCTCAATCTTGTTTGATGTATTTGTAGGAATAGTGTCATTGTGTTTCAAATTCTGGTTAATGTTTAAGTAATGGTTGAAGAAAATTGGCTCAACATATTgtggttgttttgtttcaatgttGACAACATATTAGACTTCGATTCAAATGCATAAACTCTTACGTCAAAGCCAAAAATTTCAAGTCCAAGAACATTTGGAAACAATAtaacccaaaacaaaaggtaGAAGAAACTTAAACCAAGATCAAATccatagaaagaaaacagagtaccAACAACATTCATATAAAAGAGGAAGTAATTCAGAGGGTTTCATAAACCTGAAAAGCTAATAATACCATATGGTTTTTCATCATCTCTAGAACAGAGTCTTCACTTGTCTTCCTTAACAGATGTTGTTTCTTCTGCCGCTGGTGCCTTCTCTGTCGCAAGACCTTCCTCCTTAACGGCATCATCCTTCTTGTCTCCTGATTTTGCTGTCTCTTCTGCAATTTACAGAAAATGTTTCATTACTTCAAAATTCTGCATTTTGTTgaggaacaaagaaacacaaaaatctgCAAAATGTTTCCTAAGACAGAGTACTTGGCATATCATATGGAATATGAGATACTTCAATAACAAAGTCAATCAACTCTGGCGAAATGCTTTCATTTCAAGGAGGCTGTGACCAAACATAAACGAGAAAGATCTTCAAAAGTATTACCTTCATCATCACTGTCTTCAAACTCTTCCATGCCTCCCATACCACCCATGCCTCCCATTCCACCCATGCCTCCCATTCCACCGAGCCCTTCGAGTCCGCCCATTCCACCCATTCCACCCATTCCACCCATTAATTTCTGCACGAAGCAAGGATCAAGTATGAGGTCATTTCTCAGAGCTAGGTATATCTGAAGCACAAAATGAAGGACAATCAAAAGTTAGAAACAAACCGAGAAATCCATTCCTTCCATTCCTCCCATTCCACCCATTCCTCCCATTCCACCCATTCCTCCCATGCCGCCCATGCCTCCCATTCCTCCCATTCCTTCCATTCCTGCCATATCCATATCTGCGGCACCTAAACATaacatagaaaacaaataagttaACACATCCTGAACTTTATATAAAGTGCAGAGAGTGTACACAAGAACAGATAATATAAGCGTTAAGATGAATGCTAACCAGCACTGCCTTCATCGTCCTCATCAACCCACTTGTCCCAATCAACCTTGACATAGTGTGGGGGCTTCTTCACACGGAGTAGCTTATTCCACCTTTCCGGCTCTGCTTTCTCAATTATGCAGAATATGCTTCTCTCTCCAATGTTGATTTTGCTTTCCTAAAAGGGAAAAAGGTTAAAAGATTTAAGAACTAAACAGGTAACAAATGAAACAATAAGACCAAGTCAGCCTACAAATTCTCACCTCAACATTGACTTTATCGGCAAGTTCCAGTTTGAGCTCATAAACGTGGTTTTCTGGACCAACTTTCGCAGAGAAATCAAAGACTCCTTCTGGGTCTAGGTTAACCTTGGTATCCTTAGTATCAGCTAATACTACAGTGAGGAAAATCTTCTCGGTAGTCTCAGCCCACTTCACTTCAGGATGACGACTGTAAAATACATGAAAAGCAATCACCTTTTAGaccaaaaacataacaaaagagaaacaccCAAATGTGTATACAAAACCTAAGACACGAAACTGTCACTTGATTCTACACTGAAAACTGAAACTTCATTAACAGAAATATGTCTTCAATCACATTACTATCacaaacataaaccctaaaccctaaatccaacTGCTCTAAGATTCAGGTctaaacaagaagagattgatgCAGATATATTCAGAAACAATTGCTGGCTATAATGTACAGAGAAATTCCGGTACCCAACAcaataaaccctaaccccaatttaaaaccctaaaattttTTTCAGCAGTCATCAGGAATCCAATGAAAGCGTAGCACTAAATCAACCgattgaaaaaagaaaccaagatTCCCAGAGAAACCCATgagtaaaaatgaaaaattgaagtgaacaaagcaacaaaagCACGAAATGAATCTGAGAAGCACGATTTATCGAAGGGAAGAGTTTAGGTAAAGATCCctagagagaagagaaaaaggattTCTTATTTGTTACCTCATGTTTACTGGAAAACTGTTGAAGGAGAACCctagagagaagaggaaacacGAACGGTGACGCAAagattaggattttttttttacttggcTTGATCGAGAGAGAAAGACTTCTCCTTTAGTAGCTCCACATAGTTTGTGTTTATAGGGCTCGGAGCATTTATCCTCTACAAGCTAGTGTATCGTAGTTAGGTGGGTCACGAAGAATCAAACGGTGACGTTTACTGCGTTTTAGATGGAAGGATTtcattttagggtttaagacTTTTAAGTGGACTGTTCTCTTCTGATTCTGAAgcatctctcttttctttttctttttttagccaaaatttgagataatttttgaaatcaatGGAAAACCACAActgttaatttgttttttcacgAGAAGTAatcaaaggaaaatgaaattacCTGTTGTGACCAAAAAGATCATATAGACTAAGACAATTTACATTTACGATTGTAGTTATAACCGAGTGTTCCTCAATGTTAATCTTAAGGATTCTCACATCTAAATACGTTAAGACTTTTGAGTGTTCATGCCAATGAGATGgttgcatcatcatcatcatcatcattgacATTGTCGTCATCAGGTAATGTGAGTAAAGTTGTCAAGTCCACAAGATGACGCATTGTTGGTCGTCCGTGTGGGCAATTCCAAGGAGATTCGAGATCTGCCAAGTGTTCTACTATCTGACCAAAACCCAAATGACAAAAGCGTTAACATATGCAGAAGAATGTGTTTTACAATTCAAGTTGAATTTAATAGAGATGGATTCCATCGTTAGCTATCAAGGGACATTGTTGTTTATCTTAGGGTAAGCATTGGTTACCTTCTGCATTTCGTTTTTTCTGAGTGGATCTCCGATCATCACAGATGATCTGCATGCTCGGGATGCTAGCATTGCACGGACTCGTGATGGACAAATCGAATCTGTTTTGCTGGTTTTGTAGCTACTAGCAACCGAACATTCCCCATGGTTATCTCCTAGAGTTGAGATCAGGTCTTTAAGATCTGCCCAAAACAATAAAGTAAATATTAACATGTAATGCAAAAGACATTTGATGCAGCAGAGGTACAGAAAAACTACCTTCGACTCCAAAGGTGATATTCTTGCTATAAGGAATGGCTCGTAGTCTAAAGTGTTTTCCGGGAGGAGCACTTGGATTCTCCTCTAGAAGAAAGCCATTTTCCCTGGAAAGTTGTTACATTATTGAATCTCCAAACCGATAGcaagaataagaaaatgttacaaaagaaGTAATGGTGATCCTTCACCTGATAATATCCATGTGCATTAACACagttacttcttcttctggagAGAGTTCCAAGTTCAAAGGCCTGagtttaggaaaaaaatagataaatatgGGTAACATATAGAGTAGTGGAAAAGAGGTATTACTACTGGTTCAAGTATAGCTAAAGTAACATGGGACATAAAAGAATGCCGCCGGGGAATTTGATGTGAAAAAGTGAAAGCAGTGTaatgaaatcaagaatctAGATTGATCTCACAAAGAAACTCACTGGAGTAAGGGTTGCTGGTTCAGGACAGTTGACCTTGCTAAATGTTCGAAGTTGAATTTCTCATCAGCTGCATGCTGGCCATAAAATTCAATCACTAGTCTATaccatttcttcaaaaatcaGACTAGGGAAGAACTCTGAAATGATAGAAACTTCCATTTTCCACAACTCAACCAATAACTAAACAAATCGAAGGAGGAAAAAAGGGCTCTGGAAGCATGCATATATGAAGACTCACCTGATCCACAATGAACAGATCTCGCTCCAATTTTGCAATGATGAACCCAAGATTGAATTGCCCGAGTACCTATCACACAgaaaaaacagataaatatatttctcgACCGAGCCAGGATAGAGTagaatgaaatttttttaatctatcaATCTTTCGGTGCTCGCTTAGTCAAAAAGATAGCAACCTGCATTCTCCTGAAATCCTCTTTTCGAAAAAGCCTTTCCAGCTCAGAAGTAGCTGCAGCTAAAGCCCTTGCTTTTCGCTCTTCATCATCCGGTTGAGATAACTCTAATGTTGCAGCGGCAAAGCACCTGTAGACGTAGTTGTCATTTTAAAGAATCCCATTTCTCTAAATGCAAATAGAAACACActacacaaaagaagaaggaaagaaatcTTACTTTTTAGGCTGTGGCGTATTCATACATTTAGATACATAACCTGTGGACTGCAATCTCGACAGCCTCTCTAACCTCCTTGTCCTGAGGTTTTGGAAACTAAATTCTAATGTGGAAAACATTTTAGGACCGGTTGACTGAGCTGGGGAATCCAGCACTGTGGCCACAGATCGCAGTGGCTGACTGCACCGTGGATTGTCCTCTGAAACCCTTTCCACATCCCCCTTGGTGAGTGTGTTATCTGATGTTGGTTCTTCAAACCTTATAGGCTTTTCATGTTCCTGTAGATGATATAGTGGTTGAATAACAGTAATTTTAGGAGATAaactaacaaaagaaatagCCACAAACAATTAGCATCCTACTAAGACATTTTTTTAACTACAATAGCCTACTTACTCTCTCATGTCTTTCAACATTATCAGCTTGTGTTCCAGGAGAAATCCGATTGCCTAGTTCAGAATCTCTTTCGCTTGGTGTCATATCTTCCTTTGAGATGACCATATCATCAAGTTGATCGCCTTCCACGAGACACCTTGAAGCTAAGGCACGAACTTCAAATTTGCTTTTCTCCACACGATAACTAGAAGTTTGGTTTCTGAGGACAGGTGTTTCAGAGAGGATGGTGcttatgttttcatgttttctttttcccatGGTAACAAAAGTATTCAAAGTTGACTGGGCAAAGCTAGAGCGGCTGCTCAAGTCTTTACTTGCATCAGTAACTTTCTCAGTCACATTTAACTGAGGCAAACCTTTGCTAGGTGTCTTGTCAAGGTGAGTTACATCATGGACTGATAAAGAACCTTCCCCTTTCTTCGTCCCACATGCCTTGATCTCAAACTTAAACTTCTCCATTGGCGAACTATTATCAATTTCAACCTCCCTTAAGGAtggattttctttctcaatagCTTCCCCTAGTCTTGTTTTAGAACTGACATCCAGAACTATCCCTTCTgacaaaagatttgatttcttctgaAACGACGAAACTCCAGCCTTATCTGGTTGCTCCGAATTCTCCTCGAACCTATTAACAATATAAGACGCATTACTGGAGGAATATATCTCGTTCAGACCTTCCCTCAAAGAACCGATAACAGAAGTCTCGTCAGAAAAGAACACCTTTCTTTTATCGGGCGTGACATTCAAATCACATGCTCCACCAGGCACAATAAAATCCAGAATGGTAACTGGATATTTCCGAGAACTTGTATCTTTATATAACTCATTCACCAACTTGCTGACTTTTGGCATATCTACAGGCCGACCATTTATAAAGAAATACTGTCGATCTGCTAAATTGCGTCCAGTACCCTGTCCAGGCTTGGAAAGAAACCCTTCAACTCTACAATCTTCTGATACACATATACTTACAGGCTGTAGACTTGTAAAGGTACTAATGCCGAAAACTGTTATGATATTATCTTTAAGTGAACCCCTCCCTTGTGTGTTCAGCACAACAGACTTTGGGTTTTTCCCAGTCGTGTTAGAGCAGACAAACCGCACTCCTTTCGCAATAAGCGCATATGCCTACACAAAGGAAATACATGAGGAAAATCATTGACGAAGTCATTGATCATCACTGAAACAGGGATTGAGCAGAATTCATAAGCTGATTACAGCACAAGAAACTGAACTTAAAACAGTCTACATAGTAAACACAATTCCGCCACCACAAAGATAACTTGagttaaaaaaacatcaacTAGAATCATGCCAAGAAAACTGATCACACATCCACcttgaagataaaaaaaacaaaacttttgaaacTCAATGTAAGAATATCAAACAGTAGAAATTCAGTGACCATTGAACTACTcaggaaggaaaaaaactatatgatcAAGACAAGTGTGAATATCAAAGAAGTTAGTAAGAAAGAAACTCACGTTCAATAAAGATACAAGCTTCCCATATTCTTTGCGTATATTCCGCTTAAACTCTTTGCTTCGTACAGGTAAATTAGAGAACAACTTCCTAACAGTGACAGTGGTACCAATTTGGCGAGCAGTCTTCTTTTCAGCAGTAAGCAAACCAGAATGATCAAACGTCAAGAGCGTAGCAACTGGCTcattctttgttcttgtttccACAGTGAGATTTCCCAATGCACAGAGAGAGCTCAAGGCTTCTCCTCTAAAACCATAAGTAGTCAAATTCAAAAGATCTGTGAAATCCTCTAATTTAGAAGTATGATGCTTAAGTGCAAGAACCTGTAAACCCACACACATAGAGAAAAACCTACTTCAATAGGGCAAAAATCAGAATCCCAAACATCAAAAGTTCTTCGGAGAATTTGGACACAAACCTTGAAATTGGTTGGGGAAATGCCACAACCATTGTCAATGACCTGAAAATAGTCTTCGCCGTAGTCTCGGAGGTTAATCTCTATACTGGTGGCGCCGGCGTCGAGACTATTCTCGACAAGCTCCTTGACGGCCGAAGAGAGGTCTAAGATGACTTGACCGGAACAGATTCTGTGAATTA includes:
- a CDS encoding LYR motif protein (unknown protein; FUNCTIONS IN: molecular_function unknown; INVOLVED IN: biological_process unknown; LOCATED IN: chloroplast; Has 29 Blast hits to 28 proteins in 15 species: Archae - 0; Bacteria - 0; Metazoa - 6; Fungi - 0; Plants - 23; Viruses - 0; Other Eukaryotes - 0 (source: NCBI BLink).); this translates as MSPKHLESSRSSIESCTSQLLSWRPFHRSKTLDSSDQPPQTNGFHSFTPKRPCFSDRSTSFTIEAMSRLSLADDDNGGKTLSASNYSNRGSFRLVARKRRRRNSRSVSGRSSDRSGTRRCCSIGAHGTCSDLPFAVGTDSSGELFGEANWASDVSEAARNSRRERRDSGGEKEASGGFGFANGVDPMGNESGYGSEPGYRGDAEFGYGDEFDDEEEDVKPLFWGDTDSTMGMSGETKFSDSKPQFRCRRRRQHDYKTVDSMR